One Narcine bancroftii isolate sNarBan1 unplaced genomic scaffold, sNarBan1.hap1 Scaffold_844, whole genome shotgun sequence genomic window carries:
- the LOC138751217 gene encoding basic salivary proline-rich protein 2-like, which yields MEKPLQPQTLPIGAPGLKNRPPPPPLMNGIPPRGPMPPEAMQTSRPAAIPMPPMPPGAPVPPVPPQLPPTPQGMPPTPQGMPPTPQGMPPTPQGMPPTPQGMPPTPQGMPPAPQGMPPTPQGMPPTPQGMPPTPQGMPPTPQGMPPTPQGMPPTPQLPPTPQGMPPTPQGMPPTPQGMPPTPQGMPPTPQGMPPTPQGMPPTPQGMPPTPQGPPPQGPPPTPQGPPPAPHGPPPAPHGPPPAPHGPPPAPHGPPPAPHGPPPAPHGPPPAPHGPPPAPHGPPPAPHGPPPAPHGPPPAPHGPPPAPHGPPPAPHGPPPAPHGPPPAPHGPPPAPHGPPPAPHGPPPAPHGPPPAPHGPPPAPHGPPPAPHGPPPAPLGPPPTPLGPPPAPLGPPPAPHGPPPAPQGPPPAPQGLPRTPQGPPPTPQGPPPAPVPTPASAPGPPPVSAPGPVPVPAPVPPMIRPPLPSESAPISAPPTPLPPPGIPPPPPPPAN from the coding sequence ATGGAAAAACCTTTGCAACCACAGACCTTGCCTATTGGAGCACCTGGACTGAAGAACAGACCACCACCTCCACCTCTGATGAATGGCATACCACCAAGGGGCCCCATGCCCCCAGAGGCAATGCAAACTTCACGACCAGCAGCTATACCCATGCCTCCCATGCCGCCGGGTGCCCCCGTGCCACCTGTTCCACCACAGCTCCCTCCGACGCCACAGGGGATGCCTCCAACTCCTCAGGGCATGCCTCCGACCCCTCAGGGCATGCCTCCGACCCCTCAGGGCATGCCTCCGACCCCTCAGGGCATGCCTCCGACCCCTCAGGGCATGCCTCCAGCACCACAGGGGATGCCTCCGACCCCTCAGGGTATGCCTCCGACCCCTCAGGGGATGCCTCCGACCCCTCAGGGGATGCCTCCGACCCCTCAGGGGATGCCTCCGACCCCTCAGGGGATGCCACCGACGCCACAGCTCCCTCCGACCCCGCAGGGGATGCCCCCGACCCCGCAGGGGATGCCCCCGACCCCGCAGGGGATGCCCCCGACCCCGCAGGGGATGCCCCCGACCCCGCAGGGGATGCCCCCGACCCCGCAGGGGATGCCCCCGACCCCGCAGGGGATGCCCCCGACCCCGCAGGGGCCGCCTCCTCAGggcccacccccaaccccacaagGCCCGCCCCCCGCACCCCACGGCCCGCCCCCCGCACCCCACGGCCCGCCCCCCGCACCCCACGGCCCGCCCCCCGCACCCCACGGCCCGCCCCCCGCACCCCACGGCCCGCCCCCCGCACCCCACGGCCCGCCCCCCGCACCCCACGGCCCGCCTCCCGCACCCCACGGCCCGCCCCCAGCACCCCACGGCCCGCCCCCCGCACCCCACGGCCCGCCCCCCGCACCCCACGGCCCGCCCCCCGCACCCCACGGCCCGCCCCCCGCACCCCACGGCCCGCCCCCCGCACCCCACGGCCCGCCCCCCGCACCCCACGGCCCGCCCCCCGCACCCCACGGCCCTCCCCCCGCACCCCACGGCCCGCCCCCCGCACCCCACGGCCCGCCCCCCGCACCCCACGGCCCGCCCCCCGCACCCCACGGCCCGCCCCCCGCACCCCACGGCCCGCCCCCCGCTCCCCTCGGCCCGCCCCCCACTCCCCTCGGCCCGCCCCCCGCACCTCTCGGTCCGCCCCCCGCACCCCACGGCCCGCCCCCCGCACCCCAGGGCCCGCCCCCCGCACCCCAGGGCCTGCCGCGCACACCCCAAGGCCCACCTCCTACACCTCAAGGCCCACCTCCAGCTCCAGTCCCAACGCCTGCTTCTGCTCCGGGCCCCCCTCCAGTTTCTGCTCCAGGGCCTGTTCCGGTTCCTGCTCCAGTTCCACCAATGATAAGGCCTCCGCTTCCCAGCGAGTCTGCTCCGATATCAGCTCCCCCCACACCTCTTCCACCACCTggcattcctcctcctcctcctcctcctgctaaTTGA